The proteins below are encoded in one region of Halostella salina:
- a CDS encoding metallophosphoesterase family protein — MKIGLISDIHGNLPALEAVLEDMPTVDSVVCGGDIVGYNPWPAECVTRVQEIADVVVEGNHDTSVETPHRYEANRMAEAGLEFAKARLSDDQLAWLDGLPRRTTFADDDYLLIHDHPKHQNKYVHPEEFETLSRYLAGFDGVVIGHTHIQHAATVDRRLIINPGSVGQPRDGDPDAAYAVLDTAAESVETHRVRYDIDRVIARVEEVGLPKKIGTRLLDGS, encoded by the coding sequence ATGAAGATCGGACTGATTTCGGACATTCATGGTAACCTCCCGGCGCTTGAGGCCGTGCTCGAAGACATGCCAACAGTTGATAGCGTCGTCTGTGGAGGGGATATCGTCGGCTACAATCCCTGGCCCGCCGAGTGTGTCACTCGAGTGCAGGAAATTGCCGACGTCGTCGTGGAGGGGAACCACGACACGTCCGTCGAAACGCCTCACCGGTACGAAGCGAACCGAATGGCCGAGGCAGGACTGGAATTTGCCAAAGCGAGGCTGAGTGACGACCAACTTGCCTGGCTCGACGGACTGCCCAGACGAACCACGTTCGCGGACGACGACTATCTCTTGATCCACGACCACCCGAAACACCAAAATAAGTACGTCCACCCTGAGGAGTTCGAAACGTTAAGTCGGTATCTCGCCGGCTTTGACGGGGTCGTGATCGGTCACACGCATATTCAGCATGCAGCGACAGTCGACCGGCGACTGATCATCAATCCCGGAAGCGTGGGACAACCACGCGATGGCGATCCGGATGCAGCTTACGCCGTCCTTGATACTGCAGCGGAGTCGGTCGAAACGCATCGAGTCAGATACGATATCGACCGAGTCATTGCCCGTGTCGAGGAAGTCGGTTTACCCAAGAAGATCGGAACACGCCTCCTCGATGGGTCGTGA
- a CDS encoding AAA family ATPase: MTRNVSLAAPPTRTLADDVWSDEVWETLTPVLESQTADTPPATAPNTILITGPVGAGKSHLATAIAGEIGNDVYEIESLTPDQIVDLTPDLVDQLVAERPCTVVYDMLEPLEHQTVGAEKVDTLTHCIQRIREVDELVLVATARNIAALPQRLTHAGVFDVLCPLAYPEPERREHLLSEFLNAVEVRVQLPADDRATLVNELDGFSSADIRTVVRRAVGYAHEETPALLTVSELERAIARLTEDIDLQDEAEAGFFGDSEYDTFYTYDSNLASDEDETEDEPVGFTLSDDDNAEDPHIAIQQLDEIPSVSYDDVGGLSDAKRVLRESIEWPREHPELCADLDIDTARGILLHGPPGNGKTMLAKAIAHETESRFISVKGPEVLDKYVGEAQKFVDTLFETARSLSPAVIFIDEIDSIADQRGGQGSERASDHVINQLLIELDGLDELSDIVVIGATNRPDMIDSALTRPGRLGREIHVPFPGEEAQSEIFQVHTSNRSLAADVSIEWLVRETPDRISGARIAAICEDASRAALRRTLAETGTPNSDEIQIRRGDFERALEDNQNEESHPRTAGFQ; encoded by the coding sequence GTGACTCGGAACGTATCTCTCGCTGCTCCCCCGACTCGCACGCTCGCTGACGATGTCTGGAGCGATGAAGTGTGGGAGACACTAACCCCGGTCTTAGAGAGCCAGACCGCAGATACCCCACCAGCGACCGCACCCAACACGATTCTCATCACGGGACCAGTCGGCGCTGGAAAGTCGCACCTAGCCACTGCGATCGCTGGTGAGATCGGAAACGATGTTTACGAGATCGAGTCGCTGACGCCTGATCAGATTGTAGATCTCACCCCAGATCTCGTCGACCAACTGGTGGCTGAGCGTCCGTGTACCGTGGTTTATGACATGCTGGAACCGCTGGAGCATCAGACAGTAGGGGCCGAAAAGGTTGATACGCTCACCCACTGCATCCAGCGTATCCGAGAAGTGGATGAATTGGTATTGGTCGCTACTGCACGCAACATAGCTGCGTTACCTCAGCGACTCACACACGCCGGCGTCTTCGATGTTCTCTGCCCGCTTGCTTATCCAGAACCGGAACGACGGGAGCACCTGTTGTCGGAGTTTTTGAACGCAGTCGAGGTCCGGGTTCAGTTGCCTGCGGACGACCGGGCGACCCTTGTGAATGAGCTAGATGGGTTTTCATCGGCCGATATTCGTACTGTTGTCCGCAGGGCGGTCGGCTACGCTCACGAAGAGACTCCGGCACTGCTTACTGTCTCCGAACTCGAACGCGCGATAGCGAGACTGACGGAGGACATCGATCTACAAGACGAAGCCGAGGCCGGGTTTTTCGGTGACAGCGAGTACGATACGTTCTATACGTATGATAGCAATCTGGCCTCCGATGAAGACGAAACGGAGGATGAACCCGTCGGATTCACGCTGTCAGACGATGACAATGCGGAGGATCCACACATTGCTATCCAACAACTCGACGAGATCCCCTCCGTTTCGTACGACGATGTCGGCGGGCTCTCGGACGCCAAGCGTGTCCTCCGTGAATCGATCGAATGGCCGCGTGAACATCCCGAACTCTGTGCCGATCTGGATATCGATACGGCGAGGGGAATTCTACTCCACGGACCGCCCGGAAACGGCAAAACGATGCTTGCAAAAGCCATCGCTCACGAGACCGAGAGTCGGTTTATTTCGGTCAAGGGGCCGGAGGTTCTCGACAAGTACGTCGGTGAAGCACAGAAGTTCGTCGACACTCTCTTTGAGACGGCACGATCCCTTTCACCCGCGGTGATTTTTATCGACGAGATCGACTCGATAGCTGACCAGCGAGGCGGGCAAGGCTCAGAACGGGCCTCTGACCATGTGATTAACCAGCTCCTGATCGAACTCGACGGCCTCGATGAACTCTCGGATATCGTCGTCATCGGAGCGACGAACCGCCCGGACATGATCGATAGCGCGCTCACCCGTCCCGGCCGCCTCGGACGGGAGATACATGTACCATTCCCGGGGGAGGAGGCTCAGTCCGAGATATTTCAGGTTCATACATCGAACAGATCGTTGGCTGCTGATGTTTCTATCGAGTGGTTAGTCCGCGAAACTCCGGACCGTATCTCCGGTGCACGGATCGCCGCGATCTGTGAGGACGCCAGCCGGGCAGCGCTACGACGAACACTTGCAGAAACAGGCACCCCGAACAGTGACGAAATACAGATCCGGAGAGGTGACTTCGAACGTGCATTGGAAGACAATCAAAATGAAGAGAGCCATCCTAGAACCGCTGGTTTTCAGTAA
- a CDS encoding DUF6036 family nucleotidyltransferase: MRPTFGREYIENEFQRIGDGLPEPLTVYLIGGGAMSLRDLKGATKDIDLVVPDGDAYGQLWAVLMDLGYAEVQSLDPDYRALGATSCVENDDGCRLDIFNQQVANKLVLTDGMQERSEPFLDTDRLTVRLVSNEDIFLFKAIAGRDDDIEDMNMLVQAGLDYDVVRAELEAQIERLGDDQFATFANEALVELEERYGVTTPIEDRVQELTNRYYRGLEVLQALDEPMTVDELAAKLELDTDEVHDRIAYLSTFDRVRRDGDTVRPVE; the protein is encoded by the coding sequence ATGAGACCAACATTCGGACGCGAGTACATCGAGAACGAATTCCAGCGAATCGGGGACGGGCTACCTGAACCGCTCACGGTCTACCTGATTGGTGGTGGCGCGATGTCGCTGCGCGACCTCAAGGGGGCGACGAAAGATATCGACTTGGTCGTCCCGGATGGCGACGCGTACGGTCAGCTGTGGGCCGTCTTGATGGACCTCGGGTATGCGGAGGTCCAGTCGCTGGATCCAGATTATCGGGCGCTGGGGGCGACGAGCTGCGTCGAGAACGACGACGGGTGTCGCCTCGACATCTTCAACCAGCAGGTCGCGAACAAGCTCGTGCTCACCGACGGGATGCAAGAGCGCAGCGAGCCGTTCCTCGACACGGATCGACTGACGGTCCGGCTAGTCAGCAACGAGGATATCTTCCTGTTCAAGGCGATCGCCGGCCGCGACGACGACATCGAGGACATGAATATGCTCGTGCAGGCCGGCCTCGATTACGACGTCGTCCGGGCTGAACTCGAAGCCCAGATCGAACGCCTGGGGGACGATCAGTTCGCCACGTTCGCGAATGAGGCGCTGGTCGAACTCGAGGAGCGGTACGGAGTGACCACACCGATCGAGGACCGCGTCCAGGAGCTCACGAACAGGTACTACCGGGGGCTCGAAGTCCTCCAGGCACTCGACGAGCCGATGACCGTCGACGAACTGGCCGCCAAACTGGAGCTGGATACTGACGAGGTTCACGACCGGATCGCGTATCTCTCAACGTTCGACCGGGTCCGTCGGGATGGCGACACAGTCCGTCCCGTGGAGTAG
- a CDS encoding helix-turn-helix transcriptional regulator, producing MLRRIELEVLATVDRGDTISELATKLDHSESYLSRAVADLVEKGLVYTERDGRRKRVVPSDARAVERYQDLVRQHSHIDFPELLTGKALEVLYYLDQPRTVSEIADLSDNYRNTVNRVLKRFRDRGLVGTADGRYEFNADFDRLHEFARELAHQLHRHRLEAVAPKGTILWEDYDEFLAQTETEIDAEGFHETGLARFAAFDLQFLLTGHRYYVYSEDLDAVSPAELCCHTLLIDDGSRHRSYCLLLLSHVDVDEADLREQAAKYGLKDEIDALLRYLETHGEVDDDRLPEWDEFQELAADYEVDLPQ from the coding sequence GTGCTCCGGCGCATCGAACTCGAGGTCCTCGCCACGGTCGACCGCGGCGACACGATCTCCGAACTCGCGACGAAACTCGACCACAGCGAGAGCTACCTCTCTCGTGCCGTCGCCGACCTCGTCGAGAAGGGGCTCGTCTACACGGAACGCGATGGCCGGCGAAAACGAGTCGTCCCGTCGGATGCTCGCGCCGTCGAACGCTACCAGGACCTCGTCCGCCAGCACTCCCACATCGACTTCCCCGAACTGCTGACGGGCAAGGCACTCGAGGTGCTGTATTACCTTGACCAGCCGCGAACCGTCTCTGAAATCGCCGACCTGAGCGATAACTACCGCAACACGGTCAACCGCGTCCTCAAGCGGTTTCGCGACCGTGGGCTCGTCGGGACGGCCGACGGCCGCTACGAGTTCAACGCCGACTTCGACCGCCTCCACGAGTTCGCCCGTGAACTCGCACACCAGCTGCATCGCCACCGCCTCGAAGCCGTCGCCCCGAAGGGCACAATTCTCTGGGAGGACTACGACGAATTCCTCGCCCAGACCGAGACGGAGATCGACGCCGAGGGGTTCCACGAAACCGGCCTCGCTCGATTCGCGGCCTTCGACCTCCAGTTCCTGCTCACCGGCCACCGCTACTACGTCTACTCCGAAGACCTCGACGCAGTCTCGCCGGCGGAGCTCTGCTGTCACACGCTGCTGATCGATGACGGCAGCCGCCACCGCTCGTACTGTCTCCTCCTGCTCAGCCACGTCGACGTCGACGAGGCGGACCTCCGAGAGCAGGCGGCGAAGTATGGCCTCAAAGACGAAATCGACGCCCTGCTCCGCTACCTCGAGACGCACGGCGAGGTCGACGACGACCGGCTTCCGGAGTGGGACGAGTTTCAGGAGCTAGCGGCTGACTACGAGGTGGATCTACCACAATGA
- a CDS encoding HNH endonuclease — MDSRLVLQCDYCGTEFKRYEKKLRDDQTNQFCSKECRGRWQIENRPQTECTNCGETIRRIQYDIESADRHFCSRECKWEWQQETATYDWESTPNYGPLWKKRREQVLERDNRTCQGCGRSENELGYTPRVHHIRPFAEFDEDEVEAAHDPSNLVSLCEPCHTRWKVSRSVQS, encoded by the coding sequence ATGGACAGCAGGCTCGTCCTCCAATGTGACTACTGTGGGACGGAATTCAAACGATACGAAAAGAAGCTCAGAGACGATCAGACAAACCAGTTCTGTAGCAAGGAGTGTAGAGGGCGATGGCAGATAGAAAATCGTCCGCAGACGGAGTGTACAAACTGCGGCGAGACCATCAGGCGAATTCAGTACGATATCGAATCAGCGGATCGGCATTTCTGTAGTCGAGAGTGTAAATGGGAATGGCAGCAGGAGACAGCGACCTACGATTGGGAATCAACCCCGAACTATGGACCACTGTGGAAAAAGCGGCGTGAACAGGTCTTGGAGCGAGATAATCGAACCTGCCAAGGGTGTGGCCGTAGCGAAAACGAGCTCGGATATACGCCGCGAGTACATCATATCCGGCCGTTCGCGGAGTTCGATGAGGACGAGGTCGAAGCTGCTCACGATCCATCGAATCTAGTCTCGCTCTGTGAGCCTTGCCATACCCGGTGGAAGGTATCCCGCTCCGTCCAAAGCTAA
- a CDS encoding orc1/cdc6 family replication initiation protein yields the protein MADGDDQQSLSQSIKGRLQEGVQNSVFRDKGLLDPDAVIDEDRIVGRDEQLDDIITYLRPALQGNRPPNMLLYGPSGTGKSLIINAVCQQVLELANSQGDRFGVIKINCQTIKSHDRAVYRLVKNAAEEAGVDVGVPESGISTDQKLDRFYDILSNNFDSVIIILDEVDLLVGRQRDPNDEPAYSKLLYQLSRASQLGRIEGHVSVAALTNDPRFMEDLDGRAESSFNPQDVVFSDYDANQLQSILERRRDAYQDDVLEDGIIPLSAAFAAQDHGDARKAIDLFRKAGEIADRGGEDTVREEHVRDAQKEAERDRTLTQMQGLSTQKKLSLYATAIVPVYSQRNLNAVPSTVAYRVYQYLTDLLDADEKSRDSYLRYMNEAETYNFVTSEKRGRGYGSGVHKEYTFVDDPEVVAETLRTDVRLEDAEHDEDLVKSVVNAQIDDFFEGN from the coding sequence ATGGCTGACGGCGACGATCAACAATCCCTCTCACAATCTATCAAAGGCCGCCTTCAGGAGGGTGTTCAGAACTCTGTCTTTCGAGATAAGGGGCTTCTCGACCCGGATGCTGTCATCGACGAGGATCGAATTGTCGGTCGTGATGAGCAGCTGGACGACATCATCACCTACCTACGACCGGCACTGCAGGGGAATCGCCCACCCAATATGCTCCTCTACGGGCCGTCGGGAACCGGGAAGTCACTCATCATCAATGCGGTCTGCCAGCAGGTTCTCGAACTCGCGAACTCGCAGGGAGATCGGTTTGGCGTTATCAAAATCAACTGCCAGACAATCAAATCGCACGACCGGGCTGTCTATCGCCTCGTGAAGAATGCGGCCGAAGAAGCCGGGGTCGACGTCGGTGTCCCCGAGAGCGGGATTTCGACCGACCAGAAGCTTGACCGGTTCTACGATATTCTGAGCAATAACTTCGACTCGGTCATCATCATCCTCGACGAGGTCGATCTCCTAGTGGGCCGGCAACGCGATCCGAACGACGAGCCGGCGTATTCGAAACTGCTCTACCAGCTGTCGCGAGCGTCCCAGCTCGGGCGCATTGAGGGTCACGTGTCCGTCGCCGCGCTCACGAACGATCCCCGATTCATGGAGGACCTCGACGGCCGGGCGGAGAGTTCGTTCAATCCGCAGGACGTTGTCTTCTCCGACTACGACGCGAATCAACTGCAGTCGATTCTCGAACGTCGTCGCGACGCGTACCAGGACGATGTCCTCGAGGATGGAATCATTCCGCTCAGTGCTGCATTCGCTGCTCAGGATCACGGCGATGCGCGGAAGGCAATCGATCTGTTCCGGAAGGCGGGTGAAATCGCCGACCGAGGTGGAGAAGATACGGTTCGTGAAGAGCACGTTCGCGACGCCCAGAAGGAAGCCGAACGGGACCGGACGCTAACTCAGATGCAGGGCCTCTCGACGCAAAAGAAGCTCTCGCTCTACGCTACTGCGATCGTCCCTGTTTATTCACAGCGCAATCTGAACGCTGTCCCCAGTACGGTTGCCTATCGCGTGTACCAGTACCTCACCGATCTCCTGGATGCCGATGAAAAATCGCGCGACTCCTATCTGCGATATATGAACGAAGCTGAGACCTACAATTTCGTTACGTCGGAGAAGCGGGGGCGCGGGTACGGTAGTGGCGTCCACAAGGAGTACACTTTCGTCGACGATCCGGAGGTAGTCGCCGAGACCCTCCGAACTGACGTCCGCCTCGAGGATGCTGAACACGACGAGGATCTCGTCAAATCCGTTGTCAACGCGCAGATAGACGATTTCTTCGAGGGGAACTAA
- a CDS encoding type B DNA-directed DNA polymerase, with protein sequence MPFCIDFLDDGRVLEWEATADGAVATERDDYTPRFYVAARDPETDLDLTTLQSVYDQHPDVVATEMVTRRPSFRRDEETVLAVNVAHIDRVTPLARQARQLSDYPVGDLACFNVDFSREFRYCLETGADPTPASELSTLRLSVPVTETSNDVYGELTVAGDAVTGSPTDILTAVQGALDAHDPDVLVCSTSEIIPTLYEMATDAGVDDFSLSRWPDVDYQQLASRSTYSSYGRVGHSPARYNVPGRAIIDESNTFFYGETNLDGVLDLVSRSKKPVQELAWASIGNVLTAIQICEAHDRDVLVPWNSWRHEFYKPMGTLHDADRGGFIFAPEVGLHENVHELDFSSLYPNIICTRNVSPDVIRCDCHSDREDVPGLGYSICDDRGYLVDVLQPIIDARDEIKAAIRRKKERDNPDEDRLAELEGGSGALKWILVACFGYQGFSNAKFGRIECHEAINAFAREILLTAKQRLEAGGWRVVHGIVDSIWVTPDPDVDDEDRENLGTLATEITERVEIRLEHEAHYDWVAFVPQRESDAGALTKYFGKVAGDDDFKVRGIEARQRSTPPFIEDVQRDCLDQLDATRSPDAVLGRLERAIGELQAGNVAVERLVERNRVSKPLEGYTQNTQNVAALKRARNQDLAIHPGQDIEYVVVDDEKSSRERVALAHEEIESYDASYYKTQLVRAVESVLAPLGWDRTEIRRELTETRVPELTTFVNTEDD encoded by the coding sequence ATGCCGTTCTGCATCGATTTCCTCGACGACGGCCGCGTCCTGGAGTGGGAGGCAACCGCCGACGGCGCCGTCGCGACCGAGCGCGATGACTACACCCCACGCTTCTACGTCGCCGCTCGCGACCCAGAGACCGACCTCGACCTCACAACGCTCCAGTCGGTGTACGACCAGCACCCGGACGTCGTCGCGACCGAGATGGTTACGCGACGGCCGAGCTTTCGACGAGACGAGGAGACCGTTCTCGCGGTCAACGTCGCCCACATCGACCGCGTCACCCCACTCGCCCGGCAGGCACGCCAGCTGTCGGACTATCCAGTCGGGGATCTCGCCTGCTTCAACGTGGACTTCTCGCGAGAGTTCCGATACTGTCTGGAGACCGGCGCCGATCCGACGCCGGCGAGCGAACTGTCGACGCTCCGGCTCAGCGTCCCAGTGACCGAAACGAGCAACGACGTCTACGGCGAGCTGACCGTCGCCGGCGACGCCGTCACCGGCTCGCCGACGGATATCCTGACCGCCGTCCAAGGGGCACTCGACGCGCACGATCCGGACGTCCTGGTCTGCTCAACCAGCGAGATCATCCCGACCCTGTACGAGATGGCGACGGACGCCGGCGTCGACGACTTCTCGCTGAGTCGGTGGCCGGACGTCGACTACCAGCAGCTCGCGAGCCGGTCGACGTACTCGAGCTACGGCCGCGTCGGCCACTCGCCGGCGCGGTACAACGTGCCCGGCCGGGCGATTATCGACGAGTCGAACACGTTCTTCTACGGGGAGACGAACCTCGACGGCGTCCTCGACCTCGTGTCGCGCTCGAAAAAACCCGTTCAGGAGCTCGCGTGGGCGTCGATCGGGAACGTCCTCACGGCGATCCAGATCTGCGAGGCCCACGACCGCGACGTCCTCGTGCCATGGAACTCCTGGCGCCACGAGTTCTACAAGCCGATGGGAACGCTCCACGATGCCGACCGCGGCGGGTTCATCTTCGCGCCCGAGGTCGGCCTCCACGAGAACGTCCACGAACTCGACTTCTCCTCGTTGTATCCGAACATCATCTGCACCCGGAACGTCTCGCCGGACGTCATCCGGTGTGACTGCCACAGCGACCGCGAGGACGTCCCCGGCCTCGGGTACTCGATCTGCGACGACCGGGGCTACCTCGTCGACGTGCTGCAGCCGATCATCGACGCTCGCGACGAGATCAAGGCGGCCATCCGTCGCAAGAAGGAACGGGACAACCCCGACGAGGACCGACTGGCAGAACTCGAGGGGGGGTCGGGAGCGCTGAAGTGGATCCTCGTCGCCTGCTTCGGCTATCAGGGGTTCAGCAACGCGAAGTTCGGTCGCATCGAGTGCCACGAGGCAATCAACGCGTTCGCTCGCGAGATTCTGTTGACGGCGAAACAGCGACTGGAAGCTGGCGGCTGGCGCGTCGTCCACGGCATCGTTGACTCCATCTGGGTGACCCCGGACCCCGACGTCGACGACGAGGACCGTGAGAACCTCGGGACGCTCGCGACGGAGATCACGGAACGCGTCGAGATTCGGCTCGAACACGAGGCCCACTACGACTGGGTGGCGTTCGTCCCGCAGCGCGAGAGCGACGCCGGCGCGCTGACGAAGTACTTCGGAAAGGTCGCCGGTGACGACGACTTCAAGGTCAGAGGCATCGAAGCCCGGCAGCGCTCGACCCCGCCGTTCATCGAGGACGTCCAGCGGGACTGTCTCGACCAGCTCGATGCCACGCGGTCACCGGACGCGGTACTCGGACGGCTCGAACGAGCAATCGGCGAACTACAGGCGGGCAACGTAGCAGTGGAGCGGCTCGTCGAGCGGAACCGTGTCTCCAAGCCGCTGGAAGGGTACACGCAGAACACACAGAACGTGGCGGCGCTGAAGCGGGCTCGGAACCAGGACCTCGCCATCCACCCGGGACAGGACATCGAGTACGTGGTCGTCGACGACGAGAAGAGTTCGCGAGAGCGGGTCGCGTTGGCTCACGAGGAGATCGAGTCGTACGACGCGTCGTACTACAAGACGCAACTCGTCAGAGCTGTCGAGAGTGTGCTGGCACCGCTCGGCTGGGATCGGACTGAGATTCGTCGAGAGCTCACGGAGACGCGGGTGCCGGAGTTGACGACGTTCGTGAACACGGAGGACGATTAA
- a CDS encoding AAA family ATPase, which produces MPDTPLYNWVERARDNPSVASIRSSLFEGQQYLPWTVVRSRAEDQPNRAFEVRASKDVTEQYEFRINPDGTENGVTVYRREFDVTTAGPRSGDAEHELRLIVELVDQDVTPPDDLRTEVKERELAEFMQADWVHPVGADRVAGLDHQRADLERFLEADYESWGLSERTGILLEGPPGTGKTELVKEVCEEKYGEVPVSISGPEVLSKWVGESERTLRQKFEEARDRADSPVLYIDELDAIGRSRDLASQDHGHQLVAQLLVLLDGIDQKARDRDRSLKVIGSTNLAEVLDPALLRPGRFGSDPIEFGRPNPAQRTAILHHYLEQSRRAEASNLDKSLDSFVTKFETEPLSEIVTNTEGFTGADLEDLVLKTVERLERGGNEELTVAALEKTLTGPFEGRGRGPFTDEEITAGGRTRRVDTHVGMIRSESLDTDTARDTARQHVAALGENERGTFRIVSVRELLGPDHQTTREQVIETFQTPVTAPLVVYLKGARTLNRARSASPLLQTLVETLHEEVLKWPDDNVLLYAKDDDHSLLSLPTTDLD; this is translated from the coding sequence ATGCCAGACACACCGCTGTATAACTGGGTTGAACGCGCACGCGACAACCCATCGGTAGCATCGATCCGTTCCTCGTTATTCGAAGGACAGCAGTACCTTCCATGGACAGTGGTCAGGAGTCGTGCTGAAGACCAGCCAAATAGGGCGTTCGAAGTACGGGCCTCCAAGGACGTAACCGAGCAGTACGAATTCCGTATCAATCCAGACGGGACTGAGAACGGAGTGACCGTCTACCGCCGTGAATTCGATGTCACAACAGCAGGGCCACGGTCAGGCGACGCCGAGCACGAACTCAGGCTCATCGTCGAGCTCGTTGATCAAGACGTTACGCCGCCTGATGACTTGAGAACCGAAGTCAAAGAGCGTGAACTGGCCGAATTTATGCAGGCTGATTGGGTTCATCCGGTCGGCGCAGACCGCGTCGCGGGGCTGGACCATCAACGAGCGGATCTTGAACGATTTCTCGAAGCCGACTACGAGTCTTGGGGTCTCTCTGAGCGGACTGGAATCCTTCTGGAGGGGCCTCCGGGCACAGGAAAAACCGAACTCGTCAAAGAAGTCTGTGAAGAGAAATACGGCGAAGTCCCCGTCAGTATCTCTGGACCTGAAGTGCTAAGCAAGTGGGTCGGCGAGTCCGAGCGAACACTTCGACAGAAGTTTGAGGAGGCGCGTGACCGGGCTGACAGCCCTGTTCTCTATATTGACGAGCTCGACGCCATCGGGCGCAGCCGTGACTTAGCCAGCCAAGACCACGGCCACCAGCTTGTCGCACAGCTGCTTGTCTTGCTTGATGGTATCGACCAGAAGGCACGTGACCGCGACCGATCGCTGAAAGTTATCGGATCGACAAATCTTGCCGAGGTGCTCGATCCGGCGCTTCTCCGGCCTGGTCGGTTCGGTAGTGATCCGATTGAGTTCGGCCGTCCAAATCCAGCCCAAAGAACGGCGATCCTCCATCATTACCTCGAACAGAGCCGTCGGGCGGAGGCCTCAAATTTGGATAAGTCCCTCGACAGCTTTGTTACAAAGTTCGAGACGGAACCCCTCTCAGAAATCGTCACAAACACGGAGGGGTTCACTGGGGCCGACCTCGAAGATCTGGTTCTCAAGACGGTTGAGCGACTCGAACGCGGCGGCAACGAAGAACTTACAGTAGCAGCCCTTGAGAAGACGCTAACTGGACCGTTCGAGGGACGAGGGCGTGGACCCTTCACCGACGAAGAGATCACGGCTGGCGGTCGGACACGACGGGTCGATACGCACGTCGGTATGATTCGAAGTGAGTCCTTGGACACCGACACCGCTCGAGATACCGCACGCCAACACGTCGCGGCGCTGGGGGAGAACGAACGCGGAACCTTCAGAATTGTTTCTGTTCGTGAATTGCTCGGGCCGGACCACCAGACCACTCGTGAACAAGTTATCGAGACATTCCAGACGCCGGTGACTGCTCCTCTCGTCGTCTATCTCAAAGGTGCACGGACGCTGAACCGAGCTAGGTCGGCTTCTCCGTTGCTGCAAACACTCGTCGAGACACTCCACGAGGAGGTTCTCAAGTGGCCTGACGACAACGTGCTACTCTACGCGAAAGATGATGACCACTCGCTGTTGTCTTTACCGACAACTGATCTTGACTGA